The Bacteroidota bacterium genome includes a region encoding these proteins:
- a CDS encoding T9SS type A sorting domain-containing protein: MKKTIFLSIFLLSTFLLFSQNFRYVNTIFDNVKETKNIEYATAPILDNIVAGFDAYNIHGGENTTKIKKLHLDIYEPDGDTVEKRPAIIFAHSGAFLFGSKSNEDIVAFCDSFAKKGYVTISMDYRLGIGAEVNYVMGFPVKVSIKEENAVRAVYRSIQDGKAAVSFLRKNASTYKIDTSKIYFAGSSSGAFICIQNIYMDETNEIPLAASPGVNTYVDLGGLNENGAQAYGAKANGIVEFWGALKNISFIKSTDNIPALLIHGTIDDTVSFKAAKPLGNSIPPNSILTMDFPIAYGSYCIDSTMTSLGIEHETYFVKNQGHEFHGAPNGKFLGGEPTAFWDTIIIKTRDFLYNLDKPIADFSFSTNEKELTLANKSTDAVVWLWDFGDATTSTDENPKHNYIVDNTYKVSLYVMNEINSWDTISKTVLIKSSSIEKNNSFNKISISPNPNSGIFNIYFQGEFNVNIFDINGKLMCKIKNANEFAKIDMANSPKGIYLINIINSKGEYFRKIVIE, from the coding sequence ACAAAATTTCAGATACGTAAATACAATATTTGATAATGTTAAAGAAACAAAGAATATCGAATATGCTACAGCTCCAATACTTGATAATATTGTTGCGGGCTTTGATGCCTATAATATTCATGGTGGGGAAAATACTACTAAGATTAAAAAATTGCATTTAGATATTTATGAACCGGATGGAGATACAGTGGAAAAAAGACCTGCTATTATTTTTGCTCATTCAGGAGCTTTTCTTTTTGGGAGTAAATCAAATGAAGATATTGTAGCGTTTTGTGATAGTTTTGCAAAAAAAGGATATGTAACAATATCAATGGATTACAGGCTTGGAATAGGTGCAGAAGTAAATTATGTTATGGGTTTCCCGGTAAAGGTGTCTATAAAAGAGGAAAATGCAGTTCGTGCAGTTTATAGAAGTATTCAGGATGGAAAAGCTGCTGTGAGTTTTTTAAGGAAGAATGCTTCAACATATAAAATTGATACTAGCAAAATTTATTTTGCGGGAAGTAGTTCAGGAGCTTTCATTTGTATCCAAAATATTTATATGGATGAAACAAATGAAATTCCTTTAGCAGCATCTCCTGGGGTAAATACTTATGTTGATCTTGGTGGCTTAAACGAAAATGGTGCTCAAGCTTATGGTGCTAAAGCAAACGGAATTGTTGAATTTTGGGGAGCTCTTAAAAATATTTCTTTTATAAAATCGACTGATAACATTCCTGCATTGCTAATACACGGAACTATTGATGATACAGTTAGCTTTAAAGCTGCTAAACCATTAGGGAATTCGATTCCTCCAAATTCTATTCTTACTATGGATTTTCCTATTGCTTACGGAAGTTATTGCATTGATTCAACAATGACAAGTCTTGGGATTGAGCATGAAACTTATTTTGTAAAAAATCAAGGTCATGAATTTCATGGTGCTCCTAATGGAAAATTTTTAGGAGGTGAGCCTACTGCTTTTTGGGATACAATAATTATTAAAACCAGAGATTTTCTTTACAATCTGGATAAGCCTATTGCCGATTTTTCATTTTCAACAAACGAAAAAGAACTTACTCTTGCCAACAAAAGCACAGATGCTGTAGTATGGCTTTGGGATTTTGGAGATGCTACAACAAGCACAGATGAAAATCCTAAACATAATTATATTGTTGATAATACTTACAAAGTTTCTCTTTACGTAATGAATGAAATAAATAGTTGGGATACAATTTCTAAAACTGTTTTAATAAAAAGTAGTTCGATTGAAAAAAACAATTCTTTTAATAAAATATCAATTAGTCCAAATCCAAATTCAGGAATTTTTAATATTTATTTTCAGGGAGAATTTAATGTAAATATTTTTGACATTAACGGTAAATTAATGTGTAAAATAAAAAATGCAAACGAATTTGCAAAAATTGATATGGCAAATTCACCAAAAGGAATTTATTTAATAAATATTATTAATTCAAAAGGTGAATATTTTAGGAAGATTGTGATTGAATAA